Proteins co-encoded in one Bradyrhizobium sp. 170 genomic window:
- a CDS encoding ABC transporter permease translates to MSRMGDEHGPLVDLGTERPQVPAQARNMSPIVPRASISGRALVAVVAIMTFLASITTGTVLLVRASAAEWQSEVASEITMQVRPQAGRDLDRDVTAAVEAMRTQPGIVQVKPFSKDESARLLEPWLGSGLSIEQLPVPRVVVARVQPGTTLDLAALRRAVTQVAPSASVDDHRAWIERMRSMTGATVFAGIGILVLVIAATIISVSFATRGAMAANRPIVEVLHFVGAGDRYIANHFLRHFLRLGLEGGVIGGGAAMLGFGFSESIAAWFSGTPVGDQFAALLGTFSLPPSGYLALAVQAVAIAAITAWASRRTLFATLDDID, encoded by the coding sequence ATGAGTAGGATGGGTGACGAGCATGGGCCGCTGGTAGACCTCGGCACCGAACGCCCGCAGGTGCCGGCGCAGGCGCGCAACATGTCGCCGATCGTGCCGCGGGCGTCGATCTCCGGCCGCGCGCTGGTCGCCGTCGTCGCCATCATGACGTTCCTCGCATCCATCACCACCGGCACCGTGCTGCTCGTCAGGGCATCGGCCGCGGAATGGCAGTCGGAAGTCGCCAGCGAAATCACCATGCAGGTGCGCCCGCAGGCAGGGCGCGATCTCGATCGCGATGTAACGGCGGCGGTGGAGGCAATGCGGACGCAACCCGGCATCGTCCAGGTCAAGCCGTTCAGCAAGGACGAATCGGCCAGGTTGCTGGAGCCGTGGCTTGGCAGCGGGCTGTCGATCGAACAGTTACCGGTGCCGCGCGTCGTCGTCGCGCGCGTCCAGCCCGGCACCACGCTCGACCTCGCGGCATTGCGCAGGGCGGTGACCCAGGTGGCGCCGTCGGCGAGCGTCGACGATCACCGCGCCTGGATCGAGCGCATGCGCTCGATGACGGGGGCCACCGTGTTTGCCGGCATCGGCATTCTCGTGCTGGTGATCGCGGCGACGATCATTTCGGTTTCGTTCGCGACCCGCGGCGCGATGGCGGCGAACCGCCCGATCGTCGAGGTGCTGCACTTCGTCGGCGCCGGCGACCGCTATATCGCCAACCATTTCCTGCGGCATTTTCTCAGGCTCGGGCTGGAGGGCGGGGTGATCGGCGGCGGCGCCGCCATGCTGGGTTTCGGCTTCTCCGAATCGATCGCCGCCTGGTTCTCGGGCACCCCCGTCGGCGATCAATTCGCTGCACTGCTGGGGACGTTTTCGCTGCCGCCCTCAGGCTATCTGGCGCTCGCGGTACAGGCCGTGGCGATCGCCGCCATTACCGCCTGGGCCTCGCGGCGAACGCTGTTCGCCACGCTGGACGATATCGATTGA
- the ftsE gene encoding cell division ATP-binding protein FtsE, producing the protein MVRFENVGLRYGLGPEILRDLTFLIPAHSFQFLTGPSGAGKTSLLRLLFLSLRPTRGLVNLFGQDVSLLGKDQVANLRQRIGIVLQDFRLLDHMTTYENVALPFRVMGREESSYRREVIDLLKWVGLGERMDALPPILSGGEKQRAAIARAVISRPQLLLADEPTGSVDPTLGRRLLRLFIELNRLGTAVIIATHDITLMDQYEARRMVLHQGRLHIYE; encoded by the coding sequence TTGGTTCGGTTCGAAAATGTCGGTTTGCGGTACGGGCTCGGCCCGGAGATTCTGCGCGACCTTACTTTCCTGATTCCGGCGCATTCCTTCCAGTTTCTCACCGGCCCCTCGGGCGCGGGCAAGACCTCGCTGTTGCGGCTGTTGTTTCTGTCGCTGCGGCCGACGCGCGGCCTCGTCAACCTGTTCGGCCAGGACGTTTCGCTGCTCGGCAAGGATCAGGTTGCGAACCTGCGCCAGCGCATCGGCATCGTGCTGCAGGATTTTCGCCTGCTCGACCACATGACGACCTATGAGAACGTGGCGCTGCCGTTCCGCGTGATGGGCCGGGAAGAATCCAGCTATCGCCGGGAGGTGATCGATCTCCTGAAGTGGGTCGGCCTCGGCGAGCGCATGGACGCGCTGCCGCCGATCCTGTCGGGCGGCGAGAAGCAGCGCGCCGCGATTGCGCGCGCGGTGATCTCGCGGCCGCAATTGCTGCTGGCGGACGAGCCGACCGGTAGCGTCGACCCGACGCTCGGCCGGCGCCTGCTGCGGCTGTTCATCGAATTGAACAGGCTGGGCACCGCTGTCATCATCGCGACCCACGACATCACGCTGATGGACCAGTACGAGGCGCGGCGGATGGTGCTGCACCAGGGACGGTTGCACATCTATGAGTAG
- a CDS encoding MJ0042-type zinc finger domain-containing protein, with amino-acid sequence MHIVCPHCTTSYAINPATLGPAGRTVRCSRCKETWLARPEDAIEMAAAIPAAMPASAQSAPPAENDAAAEWEALAREEEGQDAPMVDSPSISAGWPADGEGSQPGGDNDWPSAARQDAENHEEIPITTHRQRLARLFRLPSLPRMPSASLPTACAAMGALILALMIWRADVVRLLPQTATFYKMVGLEVNLRGLAFKDIKITNETVDGKPVLVIEGTIVGETRKPVELPRLRFSVRDAEGTEVYAWNAVLEQPVLKPGERAYFKSRLASPPPEGRNIDVRFFNKRDLAGQA; translated from the coding sequence ATGCATATCGTTTGCCCTCATTGTACAACATCTTACGCCATCAATCCTGCCACCCTGGGGCCCGCCGGACGTACCGTCCGCTGTTCGCGCTGCAAGGAAACCTGGCTGGCGCGGCCCGAAGACGCGATCGAAATGGCGGCAGCCATACCGGCCGCCATGCCAGCTTCGGCGCAATCGGCCCCGCCGGCCGAGAACGATGCCGCGGCCGAGTGGGAGGCGCTGGCGCGCGAGGAAGAGGGACAGGACGCCCCGATGGTCGACAGCCCCTCGATTTCGGCCGGCTGGCCGGCCGACGGCGAAGGTTCGCAACCAGGCGGCGACAACGACTGGCCGTCGGCCGCCCGGCAGGATGCGGAGAACCATGAGGAAATCCCGATCACCACGCACCGTCAGCGGTTGGCCCGCCTTTTCCGGCTGCCCTCCCTGCCGCGCATGCCGTCCGCCAGCCTGCCGACCGCCTGCGCCGCGATGGGCGCGCTGATCCTGGCGCTGATGATCTGGCGCGCCGATGTCGTGCGGCTGCTGCCGCAAACCGCGACGTTCTACAAGATGGTCGGTCTGGAAGTGAACCTGCGCGGGCTGGCGTTCAAGGACATCAAGATCACCAACGAGACCGTGGACGGCAAGCCGGTCCTGGTCATCGAAGGCACGATCGTCGGCGAGACCAGGAAACCGGTCGAATTGCCGCGGCTGCGCTTTTCCGTCCGCGACGCGGAGGGCACGGAGGTCTACGCCTGGAACGCGGTGCTCGAGCAGCCGGTGCTCAAGCCCGGCGAGCGCGCCTACTTCAAGTCGCGGCTGGCTTCGCCGCCGCCCGAAGGCCGCAATATTGACGTACGCTTTTTCAACAAGCGGGATCTGGC